One genomic region from Conexibacter woesei DSM 14684 encodes:
- a CDS encoding aspartate aminotransferase family protein, with product MSATLHPSTAELLAAERSHLHETTTASRRRFARAAALIPAGVASDFQGRAPYPIYLTEGRGPHVWDLDGRQYVDLHSGAGGALAGHGNPQVARAVADAAARGTCLAAASVHAEPVARELAGRFGLLHWRFVNSGSEATMAALRLARAFTGRDLVVKLEGSYNGHHDAVLVSIAAGALAADDDGLRHPVEAGVPDATARLTLPAPYNDLDALAAILDAHRDRVACVVLELPLLTPTAIVPRPGYVEGLRELTRRHGALLVVDEVKTGIAVHHDGARGLYGMTPDVVALGKSFAGGTPCGALGATSEVAALLADGRAHVYGTFNGNPLTMRAALVTLRDVLTPGRHEELNALAQRLCAHVARIADEHGVPFAASAFGAKGALRLTRAPIDDAGAWAAAHPPELVELVWTFLANRGVFLAPAPDLRWTVTVAHRPSDIDHVADVLAELASAWTRATTT from the coding sequence ATGAGCGCCACGCTGCACCCGAGCACCGCCGAGCTGCTGGCCGCGGAGCGGTCCCATCTCCACGAGACGACGACCGCCTCTCGCCGCCGCTTCGCCCGCGCCGCCGCGCTGATCCCGGCCGGCGTCGCATCCGACTTCCAGGGCCGCGCGCCGTACCCGATCTACCTGACGGAGGGACGCGGGCCGCACGTCTGGGACCTGGACGGCCGTCAGTACGTCGACCTCCACTCGGGCGCGGGCGGCGCGCTCGCCGGGCATGGGAACCCGCAGGTCGCGCGCGCGGTCGCCGACGCCGCGGCGCGCGGCACCTGCCTCGCCGCCGCGAGCGTCCACGCCGAGCCGGTCGCGCGTGAGCTGGCCGGCCGCTTCGGCCTGCTGCACTGGCGTTTCGTCAACTCCGGCAGCGAGGCGACGATGGCCGCGCTGCGGTTGGCGCGCGCGTTCACGGGCCGCGACCTCGTCGTGAAGCTCGAGGGCAGCTACAACGGCCACCACGACGCGGTGCTCGTCTCGATCGCCGCCGGCGCGCTCGCCGCCGACGACGACGGCCTGCGCCATCCGGTCGAGGCCGGCGTGCCCGACGCGACCGCGCGGCTGACGCTGCCGGCGCCGTACAACGACCTCGACGCGCTCGCGGCGATCCTCGACGCTCACCGCGACCGGGTCGCCTGCGTGGTGCTCGAGCTGCCGCTGCTGACGCCGACGGCGATCGTGCCGCGGCCCGGCTACGTCGAGGGCCTGCGGGAGCTGACACGCCGCCACGGCGCGCTGCTCGTCGTCGACGAGGTGAAGACCGGCATCGCGGTCCACCACGACGGAGCGCGCGGCCTCTACGGCATGACCCCGGACGTGGTCGCGCTCGGCAAGAGCTTCGCGGGCGGCACGCCCTGCGGGGCGCTCGGCGCCACCAGCGAGGTCGCCGCGCTGCTGGCCGACGGGCGCGCGCACGTGTACGGGACCTTCAACGGCAACCCGCTGACGATGCGCGCCGCGCTCGTCACGCTGCGCGACGTCCTCACGCCCGGGCGGCACGAGGAGCTGAACGCGCTCGCGCAGCGGCTCTGCGCGCACGTCGCGCGGATCGCCGACGAGCACGGCGTCCCGTTCGCGGCGAGCGCGTTCGGCGCGAAGGGCGCGCTGCGGCTCACGCGCGCGCCGATCGACGACGCCGGGGCGTGGGCGGCGGCCCATCCGCCCGAGCTCGTCGAGCTCGTCTGGACCTTCCTGGCCAACCGCGGGGTCTTTCTCGCCCCCGCGCCCGACCTGCGATGGACGGTGACCGTCGCGCACCGTCCGTCCGACATCGACCACGTCGCAGACGTCCTCGCGGAGCTGGCCTCCGCCTGGACGCGCGCAACCACCACCTGA
- a CDS encoding aminobutyraldehyde dehydrogenase, whose amino-acid sequence MSTIEATRHLHIGGEPVAPSSDETIEVLDPATGRPIATVPAAGAEDVERAVAAAARAFEEWRWSTPAERADVLLRLADALGAAVPELGELESRNTGKPLAAARGEIAGVVDNLRFFAGAARCLHGPVVGEYKRDFTTMIRREPIGVVGLITPWNYPLNMAIWKLGPALACGNTCVLKPSELTPLTTLRLAEIAADIIPPGVLNVITGTGEVAGAAIVEHPLVRLISLTGDTATGRAVARAAAQRLKRVHLELGGKAPVVVLDDADPQAVAQCLRGASFWNAGQDCTAATRVIAGAKVYDELLGELATAAASLKVGAPGVDDVEMGPLISRGQQERVLGFIERAGGEVVTGGGSRDTGFFVEPTVVANVGQQDEIVQREIFGPVVTVQRADSAEEAIRMANDVPYGLSASIWSRDVGRALDAVRRLEFGTVWVNDHITFVSEMPHGGFKESGYGKDLSMYALEDFSNVKNVMARLGA is encoded by the coding sequence ATGAGCACCATCGAAGCCACCCGTCACCTCCACATCGGCGGCGAGCCCGTCGCGCCGTCGTCCGACGAGACGATCGAGGTCCTCGACCCGGCGACCGGCAGGCCGATCGCGACCGTCCCGGCGGCGGGGGCCGAGGACGTCGAGCGCGCGGTCGCCGCGGCCGCCAGGGCGTTCGAGGAGTGGCGCTGGAGCACGCCGGCCGAGCGCGCCGACGTGCTGCTGCGACTCGCCGACGCGCTCGGCGCCGCGGTGCCCGAGCTGGGCGAGCTGGAGTCGCGCAACACCGGCAAGCCGCTCGCCGCGGCGCGCGGGGAGATCGCCGGCGTCGTCGACAACCTGCGCTTCTTCGCCGGCGCCGCGCGCTGCCTGCACGGTCCGGTCGTCGGCGAGTACAAACGCGACTTCACAACGATGATCCGGCGCGAGCCAATCGGCGTCGTCGGCCTCATCACGCCGTGGAACTACCCGCTGAACATGGCGATCTGGAAGCTCGGCCCGGCGCTCGCGTGCGGCAACACCTGCGTCCTGAAGCCCTCCGAGCTGACCCCGTTGACGACGCTCCGGCTCGCCGAGATCGCTGCGGACATCATTCCCCCCGGCGTGCTCAACGTGATCACCGGCACGGGCGAGGTCGCCGGCGCGGCGATCGTCGAGCATCCGCTCGTGCGGCTGATCTCGCTGACCGGCGACACCGCCACCGGCCGCGCCGTCGCACGCGCCGCCGCGCAGCGGCTCAAGCGCGTCCACCTGGAGCTGGGCGGCAAGGCGCCCGTCGTCGTGCTCGACGACGCCGACCCGCAGGCAGTCGCGCAGTGCCTGCGCGGCGCGAGCTTCTGGAATGCCGGGCAGGACTGCACCGCGGCGACGCGCGTGATCGCCGGCGCGAAGGTCTACGACGAGCTGCTCGGCGAGCTCGCGACGGCCGCCGCGTCGCTGAAGGTCGGGGCGCCCGGCGTCGACGACGTCGAGATGGGGCCGCTCATCAGCCGCGGCCAGCAGGAGCGCGTGCTCGGCTTCATCGAGCGGGCCGGTGGCGAGGTCGTCACCGGCGGCGGCAGCCGCGACACCGGCTTCTTCGTCGAGCCGACTGTCGTCGCGAACGTCGGCCAGCAGGACGAGATCGTCCAGCGCGAGATCTTCGGCCCGGTCGTCACCGTCCAGCGCGCCGACAGCGCCGAGGAGGCGATCCGGATGGCGAACGACGTGCCCTACGGCCTGTCGGCGTCGATCTGGAGCCGCGACGTCGGACGCGCGCTCGACGCCGTCCGCCGGCTCGAGTTCGGCACCGTCTGGGTCAACGACCACATCACGTTCGTCTCCGAGATGCCGCACGGCGGCTTCAAGGAGTCGGGCTACGGCAAGGACCTCTCGATGTACGCGCTGGAGGACTTCAGCAACGTCAAGAACGTGATGGCGAGGCTCGGCGCGTGA
- a CDS encoding aminotransferase family protein, which yields MTAAGTRGAGLGGALLKPRVGAAPEVFVRGEGVDLIAADGRRVLDACSGVGVTCLGHTAPSVVARMAEQAAALPYVHALRFETPPLLELAERVVERAPEGIDRALFVSGGSEAVETAIKLARQYWLERGRPDKWRVVGCRPSYHGNTLATLSAGWHERRRVRHAPLLLDFAHVPAPDSYRGCERCQSDTGCTAACADALDELLVELGPETFSCFLIEPVAGAAGGATVPPAGYLERIREICDRHEILLVADETITGFGRTGRWFGVDWSDARPDAITFGKGISGGFAPLAGIGVSESIAEAFIDGSGRFEHNFTMSGQAIACAVGCAVIEELESQRLVEQVARRESALRASLETLLELDVVGDVRGRGYLFAVELVADRASKRHFDPSLRVAERAASTTLEEGAVVYYGGGGISRSGDFLLVMPPFTTPVDRFDELAASIRRGLLRLTSELAA from the coding sequence GTGACGGCCGCCGGCACGCGCGGCGCCGGCCTCGGCGGGGCGCTGCTGAAGCCGCGCGTCGGCGCGGCGCCGGAGGTGTTCGTGCGCGGGGAGGGCGTCGACCTGATCGCCGCCGACGGCCGGCGCGTGCTCGACGCCTGCTCGGGCGTCGGCGTCACCTGCCTCGGGCACACGGCGCCGTCGGTGGTCGCGCGGATGGCCGAGCAGGCCGCCGCGCTGCCCTACGTCCACGCGCTGCGCTTCGAGACCCCGCCGCTGCTCGAGCTCGCCGAGCGGGTGGTCGAGCGCGCGCCGGAGGGCATCGACCGGGCGCTGTTCGTCTCCGGCGGCTCGGAGGCGGTCGAGACGGCGATCAAGCTTGCGCGCCAGTACTGGCTCGAGCGCGGGCGCCCGGACAAGTGGCGCGTCGTCGGCTGCCGGCCGAGCTACCACGGCAACACGCTCGCGACGCTCTCCGCCGGCTGGCACGAGCGCCGCCGCGTCCGGCACGCGCCGCTGCTGCTCGACTTCGCGCACGTCCCCGCACCCGACAGCTACCGCGGCTGCGAGCGCTGTCAGAGCGACACGGGCTGCACGGCCGCGTGCGCGGACGCGCTCGACGAGCTGCTGGTCGAGCTCGGGCCGGAGACGTTCTCGTGCTTCCTGATCGAGCCGGTCGCGGGCGCGGCCGGCGGCGCGACCGTGCCGCCGGCCGGCTACCTCGAGCGGATCCGCGAGATCTGCGACCGCCACGAGATCCTGCTCGTCGCCGACGAGACGATCACCGGCTTCGGCCGCACCGGTCGCTGGTTCGGCGTCGACTGGAGCGATGCGCGGCCTGACGCGATCACGTTCGGGAAGGGGATCAGCGGCGGCTTCGCGCCGCTCGCCGGGATCGGCGTCAGCGAGTCGATCGCCGAGGCGTTCATCGACGGATCGGGCCGCTTCGAGCACAACTTCACGATGTCGGGCCAGGCGATCGCGTGCGCGGTCGGCTGCGCGGTGATCGAGGAGCTGGAGTCGCAGCGGCTCGTCGAGCAGGTCGCCAGGCGCGAGTCGGCGCTGCGGGCCTCGCTGGAGACGCTGCTCGAGCTCGACGTGGTCGGCGACGTGCGCGGCCGCGGATACCTGTTCGCCGTCGAGCTGGTCGCCGACCGCGCGAGCAAGCGTCACTTCGACCCGTCGCTGCGGGTCGCCGAGCGGGCCGCGAGCACGACGCTCGAGGAGGGCGCCGTCGTCTACTACGGTGGCGGCGGGATCTCGCGCTCGGGCGACTTCCTGCTCGTGATGCCGCCGTTCACGACGCCGGTGGACCGCTTCGACGAGCTGGCCGCGTCGATCCGGCGCGGGCTGCTGCGCCTGACGAGCGAGCTGGCGGCGTGA
- a CDS encoding NAD(P)/FAD-dependent oxidoreductase, which yields MTGADRIAIVGGGVAGLSTAMHLGRLGVGANVTLFEARHPAAGSSSRSVGDVGVLYEGADELAMRLEALAFFEQVAEEVGLRFVGGLRVVDDARHRERLERAVAAYSGQGIDARLLEPDELTRVVPDMRVDDLAAGLWADRAGHIDGALLCNAYLERAQAAGVTVVARAPVLDVTSGQRRRFRLVTARGEHEADVVVNAAGGWSRALGELLGAPAPIVSQRHQVCLARVPQGLAYPMPQFQDSFGYVDSGRGLYLRPESETTFIAGMHHNYVPGSPSEDPDAFSGAVDPDYVEVLAEALMERFPGLDEMGLSEGWTGLYPLSPDDHLLVGPYAGVPGVVAATGLGGAGIQTSYAAGRLAAEWIVRGEPSGLRDPARYLPDRPALAAVATGAS from the coding sequence GTGACGGGAGCGGACCGGATCGCGATCGTCGGCGGCGGCGTCGCCGGGCTCAGCACGGCGATGCACCTCGGCCGGCTCGGCGTGGGGGCGAACGTCACGCTGTTCGAGGCGCGGCATCCCGCGGCCGGCTCGTCCAGCCGCAGCGTCGGCGACGTCGGCGTGCTGTACGAGGGGGCGGACGAGCTGGCGATGCGGCTCGAGGCGCTCGCCTTCTTCGAGCAGGTCGCGGAGGAGGTCGGGCTGCGCTTCGTCGGCGGCCTGCGGGTCGTCGACGACGCCCGCCACCGCGAGCGGCTCGAACGGGCCGTCGCCGCCTACTCGGGGCAGGGGATCGACGCGCGCCTGCTGGAGCCCGACGAGTTGACGCGCGTCGTGCCCGACATGCGCGTCGACGACCTCGCCGCCGGCCTGTGGGCCGACCGCGCCGGGCACATCGACGGCGCGCTGCTGTGCAACGCGTATCTCGAGCGGGCCCAGGCCGCCGGCGTCACCGTCGTGGCGCGCGCGCCGGTGCTCGACGTGACGAGCGGGCAGCGACGGCGCTTCCGGCTCGTGACGGCGAGGGGCGAGCACGAGGCCGACGTCGTCGTCAACGCCGCCGGCGGCTGGAGCCGCGCGCTCGGCGAGCTGCTCGGCGCGCCCGCTCCGATCGTCTCGCAGCGCCACCAGGTCTGCCTCGCGCGCGTCCCGCAGGGACTCGCGTACCCGATGCCGCAGTTCCAGGACTCGTTCGGCTACGTCGACAGCGGCCGCGGGCTCTACCTGCGGCCCGAGAGCGAGACGACCTTCATCGCGGGCATGCACCACAACTACGTGCCCGGCTCGCCGTCGGAGGATCCCGACGCGTTCAGCGGCGCGGTCGACCCCGACTACGTCGAGGTGCTCGCGGAGGCGCTGATGGAGCGCTTCCCCGGCCTCGACGAGATGGGCCTGAGCGAGGGCTGGACCGGTCTCTACCCGCTCAGCCCCGACGACCACCTCCTCGTCGGCCCGTACGCCGGGGTGCCGGGCGTCGTGGCGGCGACCGGGCTCGGCGGCGCCGGCATCCAGACCTCGTACGCGGCCGGCCGCCTCGCGGCCGAGTGGATCGTCAGAGGCGAGCCGAGCGGACTGCGCGACCCGGCCCGGTACCTGCCCGACCGGCCGGCGCTCGCCGCCGTCGCGACGGGGGCGTCGTGA
- a CDS encoding AMP-binding protein — protein sequence MSAAPFVWRPDAALVERANVTRLMRALGVGDYRALVERAAADPEWYWRAALDDLGIAFAPPFDALCDTRAGAPWARWFTGGGVNVAAHCVDRWAARRPDAPALVAEREDGRVTTCDFAELAAAVDGLAGVLAERGVGHGARVALLLPMGRDAVAALFAVAKLGAVAVPMFTGFSAAAIAQRMDDAGARAIVTADASLRRGRPVPLAGSATAAAREADGAEVIEIAADPRGGDLHWDALVRRGRAAPRAAAATHAESPLMINYTSGTTGAPKGAVHVHGGLLAKVAAEAAYLTDLGPDDRALWITDLGWLMGPWLLIGAYAAGACLVLYEGAPDQPDRDRLWRVCADHRVTMLGVSPTLVRALRRDGSPAADHDLSALRILASTGEAWDEAAYRWLLDAVGNGRCPIVNVTGGTEVGACFLGQPPVLPAKACSVGLPVPGMAVDVLGPDGSPTGGAVGELVCRGPWPAQTRGFWRNRQRYLDAYWSRWEGVWVHGDWASYDDDGWWFLHGRSDDTMNVAGKRIGPAEIEDAVLALPSVAECAAIGVPDPLKGTAVWCFCVLAPGADPPPGALEGEVRAALAATIGKAFGGVRVHVAEALPKTRSGKVVRRAIRARALGEDPGDLSSLESPAALDAIDRALAAVR from the coding sequence GTGAGCGCCGCGCCGTTCGTCTGGCGGCCTGACGCGGCGCTCGTCGAGCGGGCCAACGTCACGCGTCTGATGCGCGCGCTCGGCGTCGGCGACTACCGCGCACTGGTCGAGCGTGCGGCGGCCGATCCGGAGTGGTACTGGCGGGCGGCGCTCGACGACCTCGGGATCGCGTTCGCGCCCCCGTTCGACGCGCTGTGCGACACGCGCGCCGGCGCGCCGTGGGCGCGCTGGTTCACGGGCGGCGGTGTCAACGTCGCCGCCCATTGCGTCGACCGCTGGGCGGCGCGGCGCCCGGACGCCCCGGCGCTCGTCGCCGAGCGCGAGGACGGCCGCGTCACGACCTGCGACTTCGCCGAGCTGGCGGCGGCCGTCGACGGCCTCGCGGGCGTGCTCGCCGAGCGCGGCGTCGGGCACGGGGCCCGCGTCGCGCTGCTGCTGCCGATGGGGCGCGACGCCGTCGCCGCGCTGTTCGCGGTGGCGAAGCTCGGCGCCGTCGCGGTGCCGATGTTCACCGGCTTCTCCGCCGCCGCGATCGCCCAGCGGATGGACGACGCCGGCGCGCGGGCGATCGTCACCGCCGACGCGTCGCTGCGCCGCGGCCGGCCGGTGCCGTTGGCCGGCAGCGCGACGGCGGCGGCGCGCGAGGCCGACGGGGCGGAGGTGATCGAGATCGCCGCCGACCCCCGCGGCGGCGACCTGCACTGGGACGCGCTCGTCCGGCGCGGGCGTGCGGCGCCGCGCGCGGCGGCCGCGACTCACGCCGAGAGCCCGCTGATGATCAACTACACCTCCGGCACGACCGGCGCGCCGAAGGGCGCCGTCCACGTGCACGGCGGCCTGCTGGCGAAGGTCGCGGCGGAGGCGGCGTACCTGACCGATCTCGGGCCGGACGACCGCGCGCTCTGGATCACAGACCTCGGCTGGCTGATGGGCCCGTGGCTGCTGATCGGCGCCTACGCGGCCGGCGCCTGCCTCGTCCTCTACGAGGGCGCGCCGGACCAGCCCGACCGCGATCGGCTGTGGCGCGTCTGCGCCGACCATCGCGTGACGATGCTCGGCGTCTCGCCGACGCTCGTGCGCGCGCTGCGCCGCGACGGGAGCCCCGCCGCCGACCACGACCTGTCGGCGCTGCGGATCCTCGCCTCGACCGGCGAGGCGTGGGACGAGGCGGCCTACCGCTGGCTGCTCGACGCGGTCGGCAACGGGCGCTGCCCGATCGTGAACGTCACCGGCGGGACGGAGGTCGGCGCCTGCTTCCTCGGCCAGCCGCCCGTGCTGCCGGCGAAGGCCTGCTCGGTCGGCCTGCCCGTGCCGGGCATGGCCGTCGACGTGCTCGGGCCGGACGGGAGTCCGACCGGCGGCGCCGTCGGGGAGCTGGTCTGCCGCGGGCCGTGGCCGGCGCAGACGCGCGGCTTCTGGCGCAACCGCCAGCGCTACCTCGACGCGTACTGGTCGCGCTGGGAGGGCGTCTGGGTGCACGGCGACTGGGCGTCGTACGACGACGACGGCTGGTGGTTCCTGCACGGCCGCTCCGACGACACGATGAACGTCGCCGGCAAGCGGATCGGGCCGGCGGAGATCGAGGACGCGGTGCTCGCGCTGCCGTCCGTGGCCGAGTGCGCGGCGATCGGCGTGCCGGACCCGCTGAAGGGGACGGCCGTGTGGTGCTTCTGCGTGCTCGCGCCCGGCGCCGATCCGCCGCCCGGCGCGCTCGAGGGGGAGGTGCGCGCCGCGCTCGCGGCGACGATCGGCAAGGCGTTCGGGGGCGTGCGGGTGCACGTCGCGGAGGCGCTGCCGAAGACGCGCTCGGGCAAGGTCGTGCGCCGCGCGATCCGCGCCCGCGCACTCGGTGAGGACCCGGGCGACCTCTCGTCGCTGGAGTCGCCGGCGGCGCTCGACGCGATCGACCGTGCACTCGCCGCGGTCCGCTGA